In the genome of Eschrichtius robustus isolate mEscRob2 chromosome 2, mEscRob2.pri, whole genome shotgun sequence, the window TATCTCTTTATGGAATCTGtcagtatttattcattcatcccacacacatttcctgagcatctactctgtgcccGGCACTGTTTCAGGCACTGGGGACACTCGTGAATAGGGACAGAAATCCGTGCCCTAGTGAAGCTACTTTCTATTGTGGGAGAAAATGACAAACAGGAGAAATAAACTATGCAGTGTGTTGGATGCTGAGAGCCACGCATcagcagagaggaagagaggcgTTGAGATTTAAGGTTAGGTGTCTGCAGCATACAGGGTCTTAATCCGCAGATGTCTGGGGAGAGTGCTCCAGGCAGAGGACAtgaccagtgcaaaggccctgtggtgggagCATGTCTGGGGTGTTGGAGCCAAAGCCCGGAGGCCAGTGTGGCCTGGCCTGTTCTGGTTCCTGGGCATCCCCAGAGGCCGGCATGGGACAGTGCACACAGAAGGCGCTCAGTAAGTACTGGGAGGAGGGATGTGGGGCTCCTCAGCGTAGGGTCAAGGACGAGGGTCCGACCGGACTGACCCGCCCGCCCCGCAGGGACCTCGGGCGCCGGTTCTCCGTGGAGCGCCTGCCGGCGGTCGTGGTGCTCAAGCCGAGTGGGGACGTGCTCACGCTCGACGCGGCCGACGAGATCCGGCGCCTGGGCCCTGCCTGCTTCGCCAACTGGCAAGAGGCGGCCGAGGTGCTGGACCGCAGCTTCCTGCTGCCAGAGGACCTGGAAGACCCCGCGCCGCGGAGCCTCACCGAACCACTGCGCCGCTGCAAGTACCGAGTGGACCCGGCTGCGCGGGGCGTACGAGGCCGGGGTAGAGGGGGCGGCCCCAGGCAGGAGGGCGGGGCCGAGGGCGGGGCCGTGGGGCTGTTCTGACCCCTGGAGGGGTGGACCGGACTGGGGGGTCTATGATGAAACCCCCAAGaggagggcgggggcggggccgggacgGAAGCGGGCTGTTCTGATCCCTTTGGTGGGAGAGAACAGAGAGGGGCGTGTCTATGAGgaatccttccccctccctagcGTGGGTGGGGCTAGGGGGTGGGGGTCTGTTCTGAACCCCCCGGTAGGAGAGAACAGACAGACAGGGGCGAGTCTGTGATAAGCCCTcatcccccaccaccacctcccggTAGTGGGCGGGACCGGGGGGCTGTCCTGAGCCCCGAAGGTGGAAGGCTGACGGGTAGAGCAAGCAGAATCTCTGATGAGCCCCAGCGGGGCGGGAagtgggggcggggtgaggggaggggaccGTTCTGAGTtcaggccaggaggagggaggggacgtAGCGTCAGGCCG includes:
- the NXNL1 gene encoding nucleoredoxin-like protein 1, with translation MACLFSGRVLIRNNSDQDELDTEAELSRRLENRLVLLFFGAGSCPKCQAFAPILRDFFVQLTDEFYVLRAAQLALVYVSQDSTEEQQDLFLRDMPKKWLFLPFEDDLRRDLGRRFSVERLPAVVVLKPSGDVLTLDAADEIRRLGPACFANWQEAAEVLDRSFLLPEDLEDPAPRSLTEPLRRCKYRVDPAARGVRGRGRGGGPRQEGGAEGGAVGLF